A portion of the Segatella copri DSM 18205 genome contains these proteins:
- a CDS encoding glycosyltransferase, whose protein sequence is MQTQQTYTQDIQAPLVSFIITTYNLPIQYLKECIDSILQLSLNAKEREIILVDDGSDICPLNDLPEYLVHIIYLRQANQGVSVARNYGMMIAKGRYIQFVDGDDYLIQSAYEHCLDIVRYHQPDIVTFKFSKDDSAEATYELPVPISGTEYLSNNNLYGSVCSYIFRRSIKGTLEFTPNIVYGEDEEFTPQLFLRAERIFKTNAEAYYYRVNTNSVSHQLNKEKINQRMDNSLEVILHLQKLLDKIPVADRQALSRRIAQLSMDYLYNNIRLYHSLISLNQAIKTLKKYGLYPLPDKDYTKKYTMFRKIISTYVGRIALLFFIKK, encoded by the coding sequence ATGCAAACTCAACAGACTTATACACAAGATATACAGGCACCACTAGTAAGTTTTATCATCACCACTTACAACCTGCCTATCCAATATCTCAAAGAATGCATTGACAGCATTCTCCAGCTCTCACTCAATGCCAAGGAGAGAGAAATCATCTTGGTAGATGATGGCAGCGACATCTGTCCGCTCAACGACTTACCAGAATATCTTGTCCATATCATCTATCTGCGCCAAGCTAACCAGGGAGTAAGCGTAGCACGCAACTATGGTATGATGATTGCAAAAGGAAGATACATACAGTTTGTAGATGGAGACGATTATCTCATACAATCGGCTTATGAACACTGCCTTGACATCGTGAGATACCACCAGCCAGACATCGTTACCTTTAAATTTTCCAAGGATGATTCTGCAGAAGCAACATACGAACTTCCTGTTCCTATATCTGGCACAGAATACCTGTCAAACAATAATTTGTATGGATCTGTTTGTTCATATATTTTCAGACGAAGCATTAAAGGTACCTTGGAATTCACACCAAATATTGTGTATGGCGAGGACGAGGAATTCACGCCACAATTGTTCTTACGTGCCGAACGCATCTTTAAGACAAATGCCGAAGCTTACTATTATCGGGTAAATACAAACTCAGTAAGTCATCAGCTAAACAAAGAAAAGATCAATCAGAGAATGGACAATAGTCTAGAGGTTATTTTGCATCTACAAAAGTTGCTTGATAAGATTCCTGTAGCCGACCGTCAGGCACTAAGCCGTCGCATAGCCCAACTGTCCATGGATTATCTCTACAATAATATTCGGCTCTATCATTCATTGATTTCTCTCAATCAAGCTATCAAGACATTGAAGAAATATGGCTTATATCCTCTTCCTGACAAGGATTACACCAAGAAATATACCATGTTCAGAAAAATTATAAGTACTTATGTAGGCAGAATAGCTCTATTGTTCTTTATAAAAAAATAA
- a CDS encoding acyltransferase family protein, whose product MIIVVFYHCLCGYSNIWGEEYSWQTVPTWYHLSHILVYFHIPIFTLMSAYLYGHLSCSGRYQSSCSFICKKTKRLLIPYIVWGLLICIIQKWDLTYLLCGISHLWYLFFLFEAFIIFHFTNKIPHWSKYILLISLYSACCIINYYNPTPFMGIGYFVRYMPYFIIGYYIYFILERDIIKKKVASYTAIACSLLFALEYVLDNNKFILAGLSLLLIICITILSKQNETQLVGRKRILKLDKYAMGIYIIHHIIILETNNSTLGQQSMEHYILYPIVLFIMSLGISWLITYILQKSKLGNIIIGS is encoded by the coding sequence ATGATAATCGTGGTATTTTATCATTGCCTTTGCGGCTATAGCAATATATGGGGTGAAGAATATTCTTGGCAAACAGTACCCACATGGTATCATCTATCCCATATATTGGTATATTTCCACATACCCATTTTTACCCTAATGAGTGCATATTTATACGGACATTTAAGTTGCTCAGGCAGATACCAAAGTTCGTGTTCCTTTATCTGTAAAAAGACAAAACGCCTCCTTATACCATATATCGTGTGGGGCTTACTCATCTGTATCATTCAAAAATGGGACTTGACATATTTACTATGTGGAATATCCCATCTATGGTACTTATTCTTTTTATTTGAAGCCTTTATCATATTCCATTTCACCAATAAAATTCCTCATTGGAGCAAATACATTTTACTTATATCCTTATATTCAGCGTGTTGTATTATCAACTATTATAATCCGACTCCCTTTATGGGAATAGGTTATTTTGTTAGATATATGCCCTATTTCATCATAGGCTATTATATATACTTCATCTTAGAAAGAGACATCATAAAGAAAAAGGTTGCTTCTTATACAGCAATCGCATGCTCACTTCTATTTGCACTAGAGTATGTATTAGACAACAACAAATTCATACTCGCAGGATTGAGCCTCCTCCTCATTATCTGCATCACCATCCTAAGCAAACAAAATGAAACACAGCTGGTAGGCAGAAAAAGAATATTAAAACTGGATAAATATGCGATGGGTATATATATCATACACCATATCATCATACTGGAGACCAATAATTCCACCCTAGGACAGCAATCTATGGAGCATTACATCCTTTATCCCATCGTGCTATTCATTATGAGCCTTGGCATATCTTGGCTCATCACATACATCTTGCAAAAGTCAAAACTTGGAAATATTATAATCGGCTCTTAA
- a CDS encoding CotH kinase family protein: protein MKRIISLYTFCMLTITMHAQFMVNGHQAVYDASTNTYLISIGEESFQTDFQSDITLEKDSLWTEISIDNIPVNDSYTFKNIEGGKKYSLNGKRNEVTFSSYITFTSLPIINLAGDFGYDYANGSIEIMLPTSANSEHSLIKAKWRGGSTNYYDRHKRNYKIKTLNEKGKSKDISFLGLREDNNWILDAGQIDLFRLRNRIATEIWQDMSTKPYYVDKEPKAQSAVNGKVVEVILNHQYAGIYSLTEAMDRKQMKLKKYDSKNQEFHGMFWKASEWGNALFWGTEGEYDNNSETWNAFEVKYPDIEDVCPTDYSLLYQAIDFVATSDDDTFKSQVAQYFDIPVLIDYYIFLQFTNAVDNTGKNIYWAIYDQAQDKKMTLAVWDLDATVGSNWSTNPLHPDYVKPDNNLSIMNFYIYNRLLSLNVDGFKEKVALRYKELRQDKLSLSALLDRYNSYYRKLAQSGAAKREENRWSKDTDLNGNELNFEQEISYINLWIEARLAYLDQSLLPASTGINNTILDYQAKQYIYNIQGQRLDKIPSQGVYIINGKKYIK from the coding sequence ATGAAAAGAATAATTAGTCTCTATACATTCTGCATGCTGACTATAACAATGCATGCCCAATTTATGGTGAATGGACACCAAGCAGTATATGACGCATCAACCAATACTTATCTCATCAGTATTGGGGAAGAAAGTTTTCAAACTGACTTTCAATCAGATATTACTCTAGAAAAAGATTCTCTCTGGACAGAAATATCTATAGATAATATTCCTGTGAATGACAGTTACACCTTTAAGAATATAGAAGGTGGCAAGAAATATTCACTGAATGGTAAAAGAAATGAAGTTACCTTTAGTTCATATATTACCTTTACATCTCTCCCTATCATCAACTTAGCGGGAGATTTTGGATATGATTATGCCAATGGTAGCATAGAAATCATGCTGCCCACATCAGCAAATAGTGAACATTCTCTCATCAAAGCAAAATGGAGAGGAGGATCCACAAACTATTATGACAGACATAAAAGAAACTATAAAATTAAGACACTAAACGAAAAAGGAAAAAGCAAGGATATATCATTCCTTGGACTAAGAGAAGACAACAACTGGATTTTAGATGCAGGACAAATAGACTTGTTCAGGCTGAGAAACAGAATAGCTACCGAGATATGGCAAGATATGAGCACCAAGCCTTATTATGTAGACAAGGAACCAAAGGCACAAAGTGCGGTTAATGGAAAAGTAGTAGAGGTGATTCTCAACCATCAATATGCAGGAATCTATTCGCTGACAGAAGCTATGGACAGAAAGCAAATGAAACTAAAAAAATATGATAGCAAAAATCAAGAGTTTCATGGTATGTTTTGGAAAGCCAGCGAATGGGGAAATGCTTTGTTCTGGGGAACAGAAGGTGAATATGACAACAACTCAGAAACATGGAATGCCTTCGAGGTAAAATATCCAGATATAGAAGATGTATGTCCTACCGACTACAGCCTACTATATCAGGCTATAGATTTTGTGGCAACTAGTGATGACGATACTTTCAAATCACAAGTTGCCCAATACTTCGACATTCCTGTTCTTATAGACTATTACATCTTCCTGCAATTTACCAATGCTGTAGATAATACTGGCAAGAATATATACTGGGCTATCTATGACCAAGCTCAAGACAAGAAAATGACACTGGCTGTATGGGATTTGGACGCAACAGTAGGCAGTAATTGGTCTACCAATCCACTTCATCCAGATTATGTTAAGCCAGATAATAACTTATCCATCATGAACTTTTATATCTATAACAGACTCTTATCACTTAATGTTGATGGATTTAAGGAAAAAGTAGCTCTCAGATATAAAGAGTTGAGACAAGACAAATTGAGTTTGAGCGCTTTACTAGATAGATATAATAGCTACTATCGGAAGTTAGCTCAAAGTGGCGCAGCCAAAAGAGAAGAAAATAGATGGAGCAAAGATACCGACCTGAATGGTAATGAACTAAACTTTGAGCAGGAAATATCATATATCAATCTATGGATAGAAGCTAGATTAGCCTATCTAGACCAATCTTTACTTCCTGCATCTACAGGTATCAATAATACAATTTTAGACTATCAAGCAAAACAATACATATACAATATACAAGGACAAAGACTAGACAAAATTCCATCACAAGGAGTTTACATCATAAATGGTAAAAAGTATATCAAATGA
- a CDS encoding two-component regulator propeller domain-containing protein — protein sequence MNKKISVIIIALLLQVVQLQAAIGDWKAYMAYHNVQEIEQAGNLVFVQASNNLYVYNQNDQSIQTFSKIDYLSDCDIKHIAYCQAAHRLLILYSDSNIDLMNTSNYEVTNLADYYNASTTGDKTIYDIYVNDKYAYMSNGFGIVKVNVADGEISDTYNLGFKVNWCEIKDNCIYAYSQTDGQYRAPLSVNLLDKNNWSKVGGYAAKQQADKSELKQMVSTLNPGGPKYNYFGFMKFANNQLYTCDGGFAVGISRKGCIQMLKNEEWNIYPDDNISSKTNVTYENLECLDYDPTDTSHIFVGGRNGLYEYKNGNFEKYYNYENSPIERYNNRSKEYELITGVKFDKEGNLWMLNSQAPTQSLIEFTKDKQWISHQLPDLMKLDDAGFTNKSLGLLGNMLIDSRGLLWFVNNHWIVPSLYCYQFSEDNSEERLNAFTSFVNEDGTEVSVGAVRCAAEDKDGNIWIGTSAGPLLLDPNQITASAPTFTQVKVPRNDGTNYADYLLSGIDVSCIAVDGANRKWFGTKKNGIYLISEDNLSEIHHFTTLNSPLLSNGIESIAINEKTGEVFIGTDKGLCSYMSDSSTPNESMTSDNVWAYPNPVKPDYTGLITIVGLSQNADVKILTSNGRIVNEGKSNGGTYTWNGCDANGKKVASGIYMVATATNDVEKGTVCKIAIIK from the coding sequence ATGAACAAGAAGATATCAGTCATCATCATAGCGCTGCTGCTTCAGGTAGTACAACTGCAAGCAGCCATAGGCGACTGGAAAGCCTACATGGCGTACCACAACGTACAGGAGATAGAACAAGCCGGAAACCTGGTATTTGTCCAGGCTTCCAACAACCTATATGTCTACAATCAGAACGACCAGAGCATCCAGACATTCAGCAAGATAGACTATCTGAGCGATTGCGACATCAAGCACATCGCCTACTGCCAAGCTGCCCATCGCCTGCTCATCCTCTATAGCGACTCCAACATCGACCTCATGAACACGAGTAATTATGAGGTTACCAATCTGGCAGATTACTATAATGCCTCTACCACAGGCGACAAGACCATCTATGATATCTATGTAAACGACAAATATGCCTACATGAGCAATGGTTTCGGCATCGTAAAAGTAAACGTGGCAGATGGAGAAATCAGCGATACATACAACTTAGGCTTCAAGGTAAACTGGTGCGAAATCAAGGATAATTGCATCTATGCCTATAGCCAAACAGATGGTCAATATCGCGCTCCCCTCTCAGTTAACTTGCTCGATAAGAACAACTGGAGCAAGGTGGGAGGCTATGCTGCAAAACAGCAAGCAGACAAGAGCGAACTCAAGCAGATGGTAAGCACGCTGAATCCTGGAGGACCAAAGTATAACTATTTTGGCTTCATGAAGTTTGCCAACAATCAACTGTATACTTGTGATGGTGGATTTGCAGTAGGCATCTCTAGAAAAGGCTGTATCCAGATGCTAAAGAATGAAGAATGGAACATCTATCCAGACGACAACATAAGCTCTAAGACAAATGTAACTTATGAAAATTTGGAATGTCTGGACTATGACCCTACTGATACAAGTCATATCTTTGTAGGAGGCAGAAATGGTCTCTACGAATACAAAAATGGAAACTTCGAAAAATATTATAACTACGAGAACTCTCCAATAGAAAGATATAATAACAGAAGCAAAGAATACGAGCTCATAACGGGAGTGAAATTTGACAAAGAGGGCAATCTTTGGATGCTGAATAGTCAAGCTCCGACTCAATCGCTTATAGAATTTACTAAAGATAAGCAATGGATAAGCCATCAGCTACCCGACTTGATGAAACTTGACGATGCAGGTTTTACCAATAAGAGTCTTGGCTTATTGGGAAATATGCTGATTGATAGCAGAGGCCTCTTATGGTTTGTCAATAACCACTGGATTGTACCTTCTCTCTATTGTTATCAGTTTTCTGAAGACAATTCGGAAGAAAGACTTAACGCTTTCACTAGTTTTGTAAATGAAGATGGAACAGAAGTATCAGTAGGTGCTGTGAGATGCGCAGCAGAAGACAAGGATGGCAATATCTGGATAGGCACCAGTGCTGGTCCTTTATTATTAGATCCTAACCAGATAACAGCATCTGCACCAACATTTACCCAAGTGAAAGTACCTAGAAATGATGGCACTAACTATGCAGACTATCTGCTGAGTGGAATAGACGTTTCTTGTATAGCTGTAGATGGAGCCAACCGCAAATGGTTTGGTACCAAAAAAAATGGCATATATCTTATCAGTGAGGATAATCTATCAGAAATACATCATTTCACCACACTTAATAGTCCTCTGCTTTCCAACGGAATAGAATCTATCGCCATCAATGAAAAAACGGGCGAAGTATTTATTGGAACAGACAAAGGTCTATGCTCATATATGTCTGACTCCAGTACTCCAAACGAAAGCATGACTTCTGATAATGTGTGGGCTTATCCTAATCCTGTAAAACCTGACTACACAGGACTTATAACCATAGTAGGACTGAGCCAAAACGCCGATGTCAAGATACTTACTTCGAATGGTAGGATAGTAAATGAAGGCAAGAGTAATGGCGGTACATACACCTGGAATGGTTGTGATGCTAATGGGAAAAAAGTAGCCAGTGGCATATATATGGTTGCTACTGCCACTAATGATGTGGAAAAAGGCACTGTCTGCAAAATAGCTATTATAAAGTAA
- a CDS encoding glycosyltransferase family 2 protein, whose product MKLSIIIPVYQTQDTIDRCIESILQQSFTDYEIILVDDGSDDECSLLCDKYSQKDRRITTIHKKNGGLSDARNTGIKHSKGKYITFIDSDDAIQNYTLQALMDEINKYPETDVLEYPIMERIGHPYKEQLLAFTPRNYNNCWEYWLNEQGYLHTYACNKIFRRCLFKNVYFPKGKTFEDVQTIPFLIGLIPTEGTFQQKVKIRVTNKGCYLYYWNNKGITASAKYEDLLSLYIGQSMALIHTFKTIGNRDDIMQKYQLSINIYLTQILNVLMDLFEVSGKYENCAPLIKYTKLINNKGLINSLKLKLLLIIGYKRLCKLNRLIHKIYRHH is encoded by the coding sequence ATGAAATTGAGCATCATCATACCAGTATATCAAACGCAAGACACTATTGATAGATGTATAGAGAGTATCTTGCAACAATCATTCACCGACTATGAGATAATCCTCGTAGACGATGGATCAGATGACGAATGCTCTCTGCTTTGCGACAAATATTCGCAAAAAGATAGGAGAATAACTACTATCCATAAGAAAAATGGCGGATTAAGCGATGCTAGAAATACAGGAATCAAGCATTCCAAAGGAAAGTATATCACCTTTATCGACAGCGATGATGCTATCCAAAACTACACATTGCAAGCATTGATGGACGAAATCAACAAATATCCAGAAACAGATGTTTTGGAATATCCCATTATGGAAAGAATAGGGCATCCATACAAAGAACAACTGCTGGCATTCACTCCTCGCAATTACAACAACTGCTGGGAATATTGGCTCAATGAACAAGGATACCTTCATACCTATGCTTGCAACAAAATATTCAGAAGATGCTTATTCAAGAACGTCTACTTTCCAAAAGGCAAAACCTTTGAGGATGTACAAACCATCCCCTTTCTAATAGGTCTAATCCCTACGGAAGGAACTTTCCAACAGAAAGTAAAGATAAGAGTTACCAACAAAGGCTGCTATCTATATTACTGGAACAATAAGGGAATAACAGCTAGCGCCAAATACGAAGATTTGCTAAGTCTATACATAGGACAGAGCATGGCACTTATCCACACATTCAAGACAATAGGTAATCGAGATGATATTATGCAGAAATATCAACTTTCTATCAACATTTATCTGACGCAGATATTAAATGTTTTGATGGATCTCTTCGAAGTATCGGGAAAATATGAGAATTGTGCTCCACTTATCAAATATACCAAGTTGATAAATAACAAAGGACTAATCAATTCTCTAAAACTCAAGTTATTATTAATTATAGGATATAAAAGATTATGCAAACTCAACAGACTTATACACAAGATATACAGGCACCACTAG
- a CDS encoding glycosyltransferase family 39 protein, which translates to MSNNRIINIATIAYLAFLLIILAIFGYTPTNDTDGYLEYAQVCLHQGEAYPCSTLIKGTPFIWNIGSINLIVFSLWLFGSFYPILVLMCICKALTAWLIAKIAQYISNDKIAIATLFIYIQYPNNWGQSTTLLSEIPMIFLALLSLYILLSKNKVYTLILSGVIMAWANWFRPIAVLFIISLFIYILLFQRKEIWKKNIPFLIGCGSMLILFGTECYHRTGYFVYQCDSFWYNMADDAYSGATPDPHFGEPLFKKGTPRYIDNMQDKTCFECREIWKQRCIPWLLNHKMEYLSKIPYRLYYMYQNDIDNMAAFLPNKQKAEDNYIVLPYRNIIQEIGNLSNAQYLALLCTVYYYLILLTALLGGVYVIYKKLWQQGFLPLFIPIFGTLSLVLLVQGETRFKAPYMPFVMMLSAYCIMWINSKLNNYKKKL; encoded by the coding sequence ATGAGCAATAATAGAATCATCAATATCGCAACCATAGCATACTTGGCTTTTCTGCTTATCATTCTAGCCATATTTGGCTATACTCCAACGAATGATACAGATGGATATTTGGAATATGCCCAAGTATGCCTGCATCAAGGAGAAGCATATCCATGTAGTACTCTTATTAAGGGCACTCCTTTTATATGGAACATTGGCTCCATCAACTTAATAGTATTTTCACTTTGGTTGTTTGGTAGTTTCTATCCGATACTTGTTTTGATGTGTATATGTAAAGCTCTGACAGCATGGCTGATAGCCAAAATTGCCCAATATATAAGCAATGACAAGATAGCCATTGCTACACTCTTTATATATATTCAATATCCCAACAACTGGGGGCAATCCACCACATTGCTTAGTGAAATACCCATGATATTCTTGGCTTTGCTTTCACTATATATTCTATTGAGCAAAAACAAAGTATACACACTCATCCTTTCGGGCGTTATCATGGCTTGGGCCAACTGGTTTCGCCCTATAGCAGTACTCTTCATCATTTCCCTATTCATCTATATCCTCCTATTTCAAAGAAAAGAGATATGGAAGAAAAACATTCCTTTCTTAATAGGATGTGGAAGTATGCTAATATTGTTTGGCACAGAATGCTATCACCGAACAGGCTACTTTGTATATCAATGTGACTCATTCTGGTATAATATGGCAGATGATGCCTATAGTGGCGCCACTCCTGATCCACATTTTGGTGAACCTCTCTTCAAAAAAGGCACACCTAGATATATAGACAATATGCAAGACAAAACTTGTTTTGAATGTCGTGAGATTTGGAAGCAAAGATGCATACCATGGCTATTGAACCATAAAATGGAATATCTTTCAAAGATTCCATATAGACTATATTATATGTATCAGAACGACATAGATAATATGGCAGCATTTTTACCCAATAAGCAAAAAGCTGAAGATAACTATATAGTATTACCCTACAGAAATATCATACAAGAAATAGGCAATCTGAGCAATGCTCAATACCTGGCATTATTATGTACTGTTTATTATTATCTTATCTTACTGACAGCTTTGCTTGGCGGAGTTTACGTCATCTATAAAAAGTTATGGCAACAGGGATTCCTGCCTTTATTTATACCCATATTTGGTACGCTCAGCCTAGTTTTGCTAGTACAGGGCGAAACAAGATTTAAGGCTCCCTATATGCCATTTGTCATGATGCTCTCAGCGTACTGTATTATGTGGATAAATAGCAAACTCAACAATTATAAGAAAAAACTATAG
- a CDS encoding glycosyltransferase family 4 protein, producing the protein MKILLMGEYSNVHATLAEGLHKLGHHVTVLSNGDFWKNYPRDIDLVRKPGKLGGIMYMIKLYTIIHKLRGYDIVQLINPMFLELKAERIFPIYQYLRKHNKKVILGGFGMDYYWVNVCCKDKPLRYSDFNMGKELRTNADALKERKDWLETEKGRLNLMIAEDCDGIVTGLYEYWACYQPSFPQKTTFIPFPIKPQFITSENSNSYIHVDNHQVLPLDTPKKVKLFIGINKSRSEYKGTDIMLKAAQAIAKKYPDKTELQIAENIPFVEYVKIMNGSDAILDQLYSYTPSMNPLEAMARGIICIGGGEPENYEIIHEDKLRPIINVLPNYESVYQELEHLVLHPELIPLLKQQSIEYINKHHDYIKVAERYEAFYQKLLIQ; encoded by the coding sequence ATGAAAATATTACTCATGGGAGAATATAGTAACGTGCATGCTACACTTGCCGAAGGACTTCACAAGTTGGGGCATCACGTTACCGTGCTCTCTAACGGCGACTTTTGGAAGAATTATCCACGAGATATTGACCTAGTAAGAAAGCCTGGAAAACTGGGCGGAATCATGTATATGATAAAGTTATACACAATAATACATAAGTTGAGAGGATACGATATTGTTCAACTCATCAATCCTATGTTTCTGGAGCTGAAGGCAGAACGCATCTTCCCAATTTACCAATATCTGAGAAAGCATAACAAGAAGGTAATCTTGGGTGGATTCGGAATGGATTACTATTGGGTAAATGTTTGCTGTAAAGACAAACCATTGAGGTACAGCGATTTTAATATGGGCAAAGAATTAAGGACTAATGCTGATGCCTTAAAGGAAAGAAAAGATTGGTTGGAAACAGAAAAAGGAAGACTCAACCTGATGATTGCCGAAGACTGCGACGGCATCGTAACGGGACTCTATGAATACTGGGCATGTTATCAACCTAGTTTTCCACAAAAAACAACATTTATTCCCTTCCCTATCAAACCGCAATTTATAACTTCAGAAAACAGCAACTCGTATATTCATGTGGATAATCATCAGGTCTTACCATTGGATACTCCCAAGAAGGTAAAACTCTTCATCGGTATCAACAAAAGCAGAAGCGAATATAAGGGCACCGATATCATGCTGAAGGCTGCACAAGCCATTGCAAAGAAATATCCAGACAAAACGGAACTCCAGATAGCCGAAAACATCCCTTTTGTAGAATATGTAAAAATAATGAATGGAAGCGATGCTATACTCGACCAACTCTACAGCTACACACCATCCATGAATCCACTGGAGGCAATGGCAAGAGGAATCATCTGCATAGGCGGCGGAGAACCTGAAAATTATGAGATTATACACGAGGATAAACTACGCCCTATCATCAATGTACTTCCTAACTACGAAAGCGTTTACCAAGAACTGGAGCACCTTGTATTGCATCCAGAACTTATTCCTTTACTCAAGCAGCAAAGCATCGAATACATCAACAAGCATCACGACTACATCAAGGTTGCTGAAAGATATGAAGCATTCTATCAAAAACTGCTTATCCAATAA
- a CDS encoding glycosyltransferase family 2 protein, which produces MINSLSILIPTYNNVCLELVKSLQAQAAALPDFEYEILVADDGSTDRLTIYENREIRSLPYCRYIEREKNVGRAAIRNILAEEALHPWLLFIDSNMQVIHPQYLTTYLQSEESDVIYGGYQIKRNDEKYQHNLRYIFECIGTQNADYKQRQANPYGDFHTSNFMVRQDIMLQYPLDERFITYGYEDVLWGKTLQENQIKILHIDNTLGYENFIGNMSFLYKTEESLRTLNQFKEELQGYSKVLDYALKMKRWHLYPFCQKLYPLLSLPIKARLTGNKPSIFWFNIYKLLYYIHLDRNI; this is translated from the coding sequence ATGATCAATTCTCTTTCGATACTAATCCCTACATATAATAATGTATGCCTTGAGCTTGTAAAGTCCTTACAAGCTCAAGCCGCTGCATTGCCCGATTTCGAGTACGAAATCCTGGTGGCAGACGATGGCAGCACCGACCGCCTCACCATCTATGAAAACCGCGAGATACGCTCGCTACCCTACTGCCGCTATATCGAAAGAGAAAAGAACGTGGGCAGGGCGGCCATCCGCAACATTCTGGCAGAAGAAGCCCTGCATCCCTGGTTGCTGTTCATAGATAGCAATATGCAAGTAATTCATCCTCAATATCTTACCACATACCTGCAATCAGAAGAAAGCGACGTTATCTATGGTGGATACCAGATTAAGCGAAACGATGAGAAATACCAACACAATCTGCGCTACATCTTTGAGTGCATCGGTACCCAGAATGCTGACTACAAGCAGCGCCAAGCCAATCCATACGGAGATTTCCATACCTCCAACTTTATGGTAAGGCAAGACATTATGCTGCAATATCCACTGGATGAGCGATTTATCACCTATGGCTACGAAGACGTGCTATGGGGAAAAACGCTCCAAGAAAACCAGATCAAGATATTGCATATAGACAATACATTGGGATATGAGAATTTCATCGGCAACATGAGTTTCCTCTATAAGACAGAAGAGAGCCTGCGCACCCTCAACCAGTTTAAGGAAGAACTGCAGGGCTACTCCAAAGTACTGGATTATGCCCTGAAAATGAAACGCTGGCATCTCTATCCATTCTGCCAAAAACTATATCCCCTGCTCAGTTTGCCAATAAAAGCTAGGCTCACAGGCAATAAACCCAGCATTTTCTGGTTTAATATATATAAGTTATTATACTATATACATTTAGACAGAAACATATAA
- a CDS encoding non-canonical purine NTP diphosphatase, whose amino-acid sequence MKRIVFATNNQHKLQEIRDILGSDYEVVSLKEIECDVDIPETGNTLEENALQKAQYVYDHYHVSCFADDTGLEVEALDGAPGVHSARYAEGTDHDSEANMAKLLRELDGKENRQARFRTVICYIEKQDVCPCGCTSIKKIHQFEGIVNGHIATEKRGTEGFGYDPIFVPEGYDQSFAELGEEIKNGISHRARAVKKLVEYLKK is encoded by the coding sequence ATGAAAAGGATAGTATTTGCAACCAATAACCAGCATAAACTCCAGGAGATTCGCGACATCCTGGGTAGCGACTACGAGGTAGTATCGCTGAAGGAGATAGAATGCGATGTGGATATTCCTGAAACAGGCAACACATTGGAAGAGAATGCCTTGCAGAAGGCGCAGTATGTTTATGACCATTACCACGTAAGTTGCTTTGCCGATGATACCGGTCTGGAGGTAGAGGCACTGGATGGTGCCCCTGGCGTTCACAGTGCCCGCTATGCCGAGGGTACCGACCACGACAGTGAGGCTAACATGGCTAAGCTGTTGAGAGAACTGGATGGTAAGGAAAACCGCCAGGCCCGCTTCCGCACCGTTATCTGCTACATCGAGAAGCAGGATGTATGTCCTTGCGGCTGCACCAGCATCAAGAAAATTCACCAGTTCGAGGGTATCGTAAACGGCCATATCGCCACCGAGAAGCGTGGTACCGAAGGCTTCGGCTACGACCCAATCTTCGTTCCTGAAGGATATGACCAGAGTTTTGCTGAGCTGGGTGAGGAAATCAAGAACGGCATCAGTCACAGAGCCAGAGCCGTGAAAAAACTCGTGGAATATCTGAAGAAATAA